The window AAACATTCACACAACACTAAAATGGAGGCATGTTTTGTTTTAAGGTGTCTTATAGTTATTCTGGAGAAACTTCTCATTGTTGGCAATACCGAAGGCAAACTTTTTCAAGGTTGAGCACCAACCCAATGGATAGACCAGATTAAAGACTCTGCCACCAAGTTCCACAAGTTAGTTGAAGATCTGATGaacagaaaccggtggagaCATATAATCCGCTCTAAATGCGGTACATCCAATGATGACCACAATCCTCAGTCATGAACGACGAACTACATGGAGAGATGGTTATTCTACCCTGTCTGAGAACCCAATAATAGTTGCACACCAGTAATACCCTACATTCGCTCCTGTGGAATCTAGTACTATACTTAACATAATGCAGAGCTGATTGTTTTTTGGGttgtcatttaattaaattcaacttTGTTCATTGGTATTATCAAATTGTAAATTGGATTTTGTTTCATGTTAGTACCATTCCTAACAGtcagaattaataataaatacatttatgacTATTTTCAAATCAGACATCAATTTACAGTTAGCTGTTGATGCCTGAATGGTCGTTTTTTAAGCAGAACCCTACTTGACAGTAAACTTTAcacatagatttaaaaaaatggttacaatatttattagtgaATATCTCTAGGCTTTAGATAGAGATAAAAAATTAACCTTGGTCTTTTAGAATGTGGACTGTCTCTCACACATTTgcacaatttgtttttttttattgacatggCCTACGTTTGTTAGGTTGACAAGGGTTggcttatacaaatacaccggactttcgggtgagcgctgtaggcgctcgcaacctataaaaattaagtgaccatgctgagggcaacccattAACGGCTTACAAACCTCGGCACAGAAAGGCCACTGGAAAAGGAAGAGACATCAATGATAAGGGATGAGCATACTAGACAATCTATCCATTGCCGTATTCGTGGGCACGCGGGTAGTTACTATGGGAAGGATCGGGTGGACGGGGAAcgcggcgaggacggaactgcggtcttgtgCAGTGTTGTAGGAGTTTCAAGAACTTGTTCTTATGGACAATTTATTAACTTGccgatttttttatagcttgATGTTTAACTACAGTTTATTGTAATGGTGAGAGTACCTTAAGCGTGAACACGGTGTACAGCGGCGGGTCGGTGTGGTAGCGACAGCGCGAGGACGGCAGCGGCGTCTTGGCGACAGTCTCGCGACACGACGACACGCCGCGGTTGTCGCCGCAACACGTGAACAACACCTGTAGAGGAAGAAAgtgtttttagattattttcacGGGTTTTggataatagttttttattaactaatgTTTTTCATTGTAGAATATTAAATCGGATATTATCCGATTTGTCAGTTAATTTTCAATTGACAAAGTTGCATATATTGACAATactttttactataaattttaaaatatgtaatgtgcggatttgtgaatttatcgttcgctttaaaggttaaggaaaacatcgtgaggaaacctttacatctgagaagttctctataggaatttcgaagatgtgtgaagtctaccaatccgcactaggccagcgtggtggactaaggcctattccctctcattagtagaggaggcccgtgctcagcagtgggtaagtatataatacagggctggtattattattattattaatgtgcGGATATATCCGAATGTCGGATATGAATGTAAGTGCGTGTACCTGGTGGCGGTCGTGCAGCACGTGCCGCAGACAGTGCTTGGCGGCGggcagcgcgcgcgcggcgcAGCGCACGCCGCCCTCCGCGAACACGCAGCGCGCGCACGCCGGCACCGCGCCCGCGCCTGCACCCGCGCTCACCTGCCAACACAAATACACATCTCAATACTCTTTAGCGTTTACCACTTTAATCTTACGCTTGTATTTATAAACggtatttatctaaggacggagcattgctgtgataacaagtctgtttctcagctttgtttatttgacagccaactagattcaagttgtaactcaatattagccaatcacaagggccctatgtctacgcactgcgaaggctgccatgcagtcagcactgagaaacagacttgttatcacagcaatgctccgtccttagataaataacgtctataaataagagggttagtttatatgtatattgttttatatattattatgtaaacgaaaaaaCTGACTAATCAACTCGCAACCCAGACAGTTGAGTCTAAAAGCATACAATTTTACACAGCAATTTGATATACAACACAGGAATCAggcttttcttttaaattatttcaaagggTTATTTAGGAAAGCAGTTCACCGAGTCAcaagtcaaaaatatttataataaatctatgaaAATATCCAGTCTAACTTTGATCTGATTACAGGTATATTCTCACCTTGGCCCTCTTATGCTGCAGTTTCCTACTAAGCACGGCATCAACCCCGTGCTTTTTGTGGTACGACGCGTACGCCTTCAACTTCCTCAGCTGTCTTCTCTCGCGTACGGTCAACGGACCGCTGCGGGCTTGCGTGTTTATACTGCCTGGAATGAATCATGTATTTTCATCATTATAAAGTCAACATAGTGTCCAGGGACCAGCATTATTATATCGGATATTCTATTAAagtcaaaaataatcataattgcTTAGATTAATTATTCATGAATTAATTTACCAAGGGAATTTGGGTCAAATCAATTAGTCAAACACTGCAATATTTAACTCAATATAAATGATGGTGAATCATGGCTCATGAATCATGAAACAGTCTCAGAGTGACGAGTGCAGTGtagtgccacgcagtacttgGTGCTTCAAACTTCTATacagtgttgctactgtttaccATCAAGCTAGCGACATGCTCGTCTCATACAAGtgcaataaaaacaacttaCAATACTGTTCCTTCTCCGCCTTCAATGACTTGATGTACTGCGCCCTGGCAGTCTGCAACAACATCTTTAGCCGTCCCATCTGGTTCACGTACGCGGACCTCAGCATGATGAGGGTGTTTTTGGCTTCACTCACTGCCTCCTCCGCTGTGTAAACGCCGGCTCGCCTGGAAAGTAGAAAGTTAAGTTTTCATTCATATCACAtacatagcagtggcgaagttTTTATTCCTATAGACTTCCCTTTATGtgaaatttatgtagaatcttattatcacTAGAACGATTTACAcagcatttatacatattagtagcTATATATTGTGTCGTGATTCTtctcggaaaatttcacctttcacaaCTGATATATAGTTttgctataatttatttggagTTCATATTGTGTATGACTAAATCATAAAGCAAAACAAGCTTAAAGAAAAGTAGGTACTCTACATGCATTTCTGGCTAAGCCTATGGATAAAGTACTATAAAAGCATGTATAATTGATTGATAGATAGAAGTCGTGAGTGTATGTAAACTGTGGATAATGTTGTACAATTAtctcttaatataatttattgtacaattgttttttatcccaagtaaataaaaaaaaaaaaatgtatgaacaaAGCTGAACAAGTCAGTGACAGCGACAGCTACTGACCAGAGCGGCTGGTCCTCCGCGGGCGCGTCCTCGGTGTCGGAGAGCAGGTCGTGTGTCGCGCGACACGTGCCGCCGGGCCCGAGCGTCACGCTGTCCGCGTCGCTGTCGCTGCCGCTGCACCACTCCAGGATCGACGCCGAGTACGCAGAGTTCACTGCCGGCGCTTCGATTTGTTCTGGAACAGATGGATTCTGATATGTTTTTAATGTCTTACTAATATAGTTTAGCCTTTTTTCATGCGGTTAGTAGGAAGCTGTTTGCCTTGGTGACGTATGcgcgggttcgaatcccgggtcgggcagtgatatttgggtttttctgctcagtatcagtccggagacTGTGGATGGAGAAATGTCGGTGCCatggttacgcctctgcttaccctttcagggataaatgcgtgctgtgtttatttcaattgtattaGGAAACTGTGTGATAACATTCTATTAAAACCTCCCATACAACTGGAACTAAACCCGTGTGCAAGGaaagaaattagaaaaataataataaatacttactgaATGGTTCTAGCGCAGCGGGAGATGTCTGCTCTTGGTCTGAGGGATCGCTCACCACTGATACTGATGAGGCACACGAGGTCGTGCGGGGACGCTCCGtcctgtaaaataaataaaattttaaaatatatatcctaaATAGTGTTgtgtataaacataatatgacaGAATCGAAAAAgcaaataacatatatttattggGTTGTTCTCGCGGCTCTGCGTGCGTTGTGGTATACACGTCGTTCATAACCCCCACTAGACCGCTCCCAAAGCACTTATGCGCTCAAttttcacaccgaatgcacggtCTTACATAGGATATTTGTCGCCGTCTACACTCGTGTACTATTCTCAAGGTATCCCGATGTAAGCTCCATCTTTACACACACACTATcacttaaatttataacataagtaaataTAGTTTCGACTCACTGTAGCTTTAAAACACCTACAATCATTTCGATTTATAAACGTAGTAAGTCCCACTCACTTGACATAATGCGTGAGTTGGTTGAGCAGCGTCTCCGTGGTGATGACGGGTCGTGGCGGCGCCGCCTGTCGCTGTCGCGCCAACATGGCCGCGCTCGCGTGCTCGAAACATAACCTGCGattcaatatttcattaattctcCACTGAACTGTATGCGTGTGGAGAAAAATAACACTCGTGTCCAGTATTTAAGCCATTTACTCGCAAACTAAAACTGAGCACATCTTATAATTAGTGGAGCAGTAGAATATGAATCTACCCGCATTGTTAGAATAAGAAAATTGCCAACCTATATTACATCCACCTTGtccaataacaaaacacatgtGCATTTTTGAACAGAGTGGTAAGAGCGTGGAACAACCTCCCACAGGATCTGGTTGCAGCTCAATGTGGAACAGTTTAAGAataaacttgacaaatattttgctcGGAAGTGAAACCGCAATGAATAATTACAGGATACAGgcatataacaaataatatttttttaagaaggcGTACAGactctaaacaaaataaatatataatactgaactttttttttttgttcctgcATCGCTACGGTTTGTTGTTAACTAAAAACTTAGTATTTTTCTAATAGACACACTGTTAAAGCCACCACTTTCGTGCTGCTTGCTTTGATaggggtaggatatattttatatccgcccgaatagcgaccactgtacacacaacacaaggtgtcaaaatccgccttagtggcccacgtaattgtgtcgcgcttcgggatcagcctgtgtatatctaacagaccggcataattgtgtcgactgtcgacggttaatcatctctcgtcagtcgcaaTCTATTTAACCCACGCCACGTCCGTCAGGTGGAGTCACTTACCATGCTAGTGTATCAAAAAACTCACCCGGGATCCCTAGGGTCAGTGCTCTCGGCCGGTGCAGGCAGCGTGCACCTCTCACCGTTAGGGAAGGTGTGCGTGCACTGCCGGTAGGGCGCGGTGGAGTCCTTCAGGATGTGCCGGTAGCAGTACTGGCGGCCGGACAGCACCGGCAGGCTGCACTCGTGGCCTTTGAATGCGCACGCGCGCGAGCGAGACATTATTTCTTCTTGCAACTGGAATTTcatgttaaggttatagcttaaggtccatttttcataaatttcgtcatattaaattttaaaggccgaaatatccatgcatattaattatttttacgtttttctttcaactgcgagaactaatcactaactagacgtgaatttaaattctttacttgtcaatacttgtttagttacccagattaaaggtgaaacaaaatgtatgaaaatggaccttaagacATACAaaattacccccttattcatagacgttttttatctaacgaccgagtaaggctgtgataacaagtatgtttctcagtgctgacggcatggcagtcttcgcagtgcgtagacgtagggccgttgtgattggctaatattgaaatacaacaataataaccaatcacaacggtctatttctcagtgccgttgggcactgagaaacaggcttgttatcacagctttactccgtccttagataaaaaacgtttatgaataagggggttagatgAGATGTTATGTTTAGGGTTGCCatctgtattttataataaagtattgtacgtTATTTCAGGTAATTGCACTCTATActttatgagaacaataaagtacgcgaaaatactttatttactacGATATGATTCCTCTAGGATTGTTCGTAAGAATTTTTGCGTAAAACAGCGGTAAATAATGGTACAAAAATATCAGCAAGCATTTAATAAGCCtgatatgttaaatttatttgttaaaagttcccaaatttaataaatgtttatgagCAAGATAACAAAGAattaatttgtactttattttgataCCATGTACTTTTTTTATACCTTCAATTTACCTGTATACCTGATGTGCTTTAATTGCCCAAACTATATTTTCGATCCGAGAGAACGATGATTGTCCTCGGGTTTTACAGATAGtttttgcaaacaaaaatagtCTTTGTGACAAAAAAAGTCGGCAAGTTTTACACTAGCCCCAATCCATGAATTTGCCACGAGCCTTTATGGGTGTAGTTACGCCaatgtttgtttgtatttaaatcgTCGCCATACCGTTCATCAAATCAAGACATAGTAGTATTAgtaattagtataatatatagtattttgtGAATGGGGCATAATACAATTGACCTACAGATGGCGCGCGTGTCATCCACGATTATCGCCGAAATAACCTAATCGATTacaatgaaattttgtattttggttGGTTCCAGAATGCAGGATAATAATAGTTTTGGACCCGATTGGTGGCGCTGTTGTCgaaatctaaaaatttaaacatagtcGAGCTAGTAACTAGTAAGTAACAACAcataatgcatattattaatgCCTAAATAGTGAAATGtatgctaaaatattatttcccgcCATTTCACATAAGTTTATTATCTCCTCTGaagatttgtataaattatgcaaataaattattaacattcgaatttcaaatggTAACATTCAAGCGCGAACCGACTCACCTGTGCTCTCAACTTGTCCTCTTCCTGTTTTTTCAACATTTCCGGATCCGGCGGGCGGATTGACTTGACGTTGGTGATTCGAAGTCCGGTGGACAGCCGACCGCCGCGGCTAAGCATCCTCACCTTGGGCAAGTGGATCACTTTGCGAGGTGTCTCCGACATGGCGGCGTCTGATTTAACTGGAGAAACAAAATGGCTGAATGAGTATGTTCAGGATGtatgaatgatatttttattcatttagaattaaaaaatatacattttattattatgtaagtatatattttaggtaaatgaaaatattttaagtctgTTGATACTAGAGATTGCATAGTAGAATAGATAATAGTATTACCTTTAAAAGGTTGGCAACCTTAATTAAGTACAGGGCTTTATGCATTGAAGGTgatggattaaaaaataaataataaatgcataGGTACAAtcagaatttaaaattgtaaacttcgcaaacaatatgttaaaaagtcagataatgtttaatttgaatacgaatgcaaaacaacaataacaaaaacatcacaatttagtaaagaaaagtatttaaaaataagttttaattctcATACAATAGAGTTGAAAATCGTGTAACAGTCATGTATGGATAAATACTTCCGTACAaatacatataatgtatttgttaagtattttagactaatttttttgttgtattgatGATTTTTGAATGAGTTAGTTAAAACCAGGTTATTGAACTTACGTTCAGAAATCCTAATATTGTGAGCGTtcaatttgtaaacattttcgTTTCCAAAGCAATACATAGTTTCGATGACACCTAAAGAATAAACcgaaattacaattaaaaacacTACATACAAcacacaataattaaatatctggTATCCACTGCGGTATTACGCAACTTGAACTCAATCTAatcttaatttcttttttttatcctaGCGATATTTCCACGTCGCGCGAAATTTCACATTGCACAGTATAGTCAACAGcagttcttaataaaatattaaactattttcagctaatactttacaaaaaacaagaacaccaaaatattaataaaaatcattaactaATTATGGTGTAATTGCCATGTACTTAAGTTACGAACTAACGTTTTTcgatgaaataaaaagtaaagtatATTGTAAACAGTGGTGGGTCGGCCATTTTCACGGTGCGACAGAGAATTTAGGTCTGTAATTTCAATCTCAATTTTTTGCATTACAAAGTGAAAAAATCGCTGTAAAAATAGTCACAAATGATAGACCTAAGTTTATACTAAAACAATACACATAGTGATAAAGTGAAACGTACCTGTGCTTGTTGCAGATCATCAATCTGTCACCGGAGACCTCACTACGTTAACCACCAAGTTTTATAATGGCGTCCGCTTGAGAATACCTATCAGCATTtagttttgtgttataattttttcatttgttttactaTTGTTTCGTGGTTTTAAAAACtgtgttaatttttagttattattagtgactgaaaatatttagtttatcttaaaaatgctaacttattacttttaaaacactCAAATGTTAACGTGGTTTATATCCGGTTGTCGCTGTCATAGCGCTGTCCCTTTTCCACTCACGCACTTAGACGGAGCGCTGCTATCCGTCGTGCTTTCTCGCGCGCAGTCGGAACATCCGTTCAATGGCTGGTGGGCAAGAAAAATGGTATTTTACAAAAGAACAACTACAGAATTCACCAAGCAGAAAATGCGGTTTAGATGCAGATAAAGAATTAGCATATCGGCAGCAGGCCGCAAATCTAATCCAGGATATGGGACAGAGGCTTCAAGTGTATCCTTTTCAAAAAATGTGCAATCCTAGTGTAATGTTTTTGTCGAGTCATGTGTTCAAAACGCGTATTTCACGGCTTCCCagcgttattttattaatgaaaacataattCATTAGTTATTTTATGCGTAATAAGTGTTGAAAAATGTGTAGTGGATGTGTTTTGACAAGAAAACGTGACGAAATCTAGTGATGGTTACGGCGTCACACTTGCAACTTTCGCTTGTGTCGCGGGATTTCCCGCGTGCAGAATTGCGCTACATTGAGGTAAGAGCATTTGTAATGTGCATATTGTGTGTAAAAATGCCCGTAAGTGTTTGTATTTAGGTTAGGGTCACGCACCAAGCGTGGTTTTCTTTCGAGGTCAGGGCACGACAGCTGTGAACGGTCGGGACGCCTGCGCGCGGTTGACGCACGCCAATCGACATGTCTGCTCTAAATTTACACGTTTTCATGAAGCATTTTACGTGGTGAGCGCACGTTGATCCCGCCGCGTCTTTCTGGCGCCAGTTATGACGTTTTCCTGGAATCCATCGGCGATATAGATCGTGGGCACGTTCATGCACTCGGCGGCATCCCGCGCAGCGCGTGCATGCATTTGGCGCCGTTTTCACACAtaaatctatgtaaataaacaattaacgaTGGCAGAAACGTGTGGGCTGTTGTGAATGTTGTTATTGATGTAAGAAAGCCTGTTGTTATTCAGTATGATGCGTCTGTTatgattattatagtatttacgtCAATGATAAGAGTTGTCGTTCATGTTTGCTTTGAAAAGGCAATGTTTAAGattgaattgaaattattcGACATCTGTTTTCACCTTTGTGGTGGTTAATGACAGGGTCATTGGTCCCAAGTAAAGatacaataatttctttaatacttTTCCTCCAATCTTTGTAAGTATTAAAGAGTCAATCATTTCATACTTTCATAGCGCtctaaaaacaacataaaatgtataaaattcatCTATAACATACACAATATAGATAAGTATACATTACAATTACATATAGTTTACATTGTCATATAAAAGTTCAggcaaaatgaaaataaatcccACAAGATTAAAAACCATTGAACTGTGAAAGTTCATGGCAAAATATTGCATGTTCTTTCCTGCTAAAAGTAATGTggtaaaagaataatatttaaaaaacaataatactcaGTATTAGTTAGTCATAACAATAACTtcctaacaaatattttatctataactTCTTAAAATGCTGAtaactatatttgttataaacaaaacatactaACTACGCCTAAGTCTGTATATAACACATGTTACTTTCaagtataaatgtatttatattcatatacataagggattactaaatattttaaattaattgaaagacTTTATTGTATACCATATACAGCATAATTAatgaagagattttttttttcataatacattatatatagCACTAATAGCGATAGACTAAATATAACAAGTTGAAGTAAGGTATACATTTAAGattctaatataaatttttagtgctgtttatttgtaaatcttgaCACTCGTTAAAAGGGCAAGATGTTTGTTTgactttcaaatatttgtttggtATTTGGATTTCGTGGAATCATAAGCCCTttagtttgttttatgtttaaagcattgttttcattaaaaatgaaaaactatttcaaaattgcaaattatttacaaCCAGCTTTTGCCCACTACTTTTTGTCCATGTGTCATTTTTTTGAGACCAATATTTTCTCATAATAAACAGCATAGTACTCAGGGGTAACATAGCTTTCTatggaaagaattttcaaaattggttttgAGATTTCTGAATCTTTAATAGCCTCCACAGACtaccaaacaatattacaaacttttcaaaatatttgtatagataagGACCTTCGGAATTTCTATTTAAACATAATCTGCTGACATTATAAGAATGAGTTTCTGTGATATCACACTAAGAAATAACCACTTTCTTTGAGTCATAGCTAAAACATGTAACACAAACACTTCATAGTTTGCTGCTGTATGATTAATAACTCattaaatacagtttaaaataaatccttaCAATACATCTATTGTAAAGTTTATACAATGTTGcaggaaaatattatacaaataggGTTTTCTAAGAATAATCAGACATAATGGATGTTGAATTATTAGTAAAatccacaatattatttttaaattgatgttgAAATGGTCATTGTTTTATACTAGGCTTTGTTTGATTGGTCTCTATGACATACTATTTTgccaaatattgtattgtttagcTTTGTAACAAAggtaatctataatattttaattaagaacaTTTTATTCAGTGCAGTAGTTTTgtcttttatttgtaacaaaaatcttattaaaaatatcatttgtaatattaaatttatataattcaatcaCTACAAGCACTAACCTgagatatatttgttaaaaatcacAAAGAAACCTAATTTATCTCATACAGATATAACTTATGACCCTACAATATACATTGAATTCCATTGGTAAAACAATCTAAACCTAAACAGCAAGAAGCTTCAGCTCAAAGTCCAATAAACACTGATGTATAGTTTAGGAAATGACCAAGAATATAATGACAGTATGATGAATCACCAAAGTGAAAGTTGGTCTATTTCAAACCGCACAACAAAACTGACATTGGCTCTATCATTGTAAGATGTTTAATGTCTGTAAAATAAggttcaatattaataaatgattactcatttgttaaaaatattagtttatattaataatttatttattcaacagtttttttttacactaattatatttttagcaagactAATATGCATCTATTCAGTATgaagattatttaatttattttttgttaaaatatttttgct of the Manduca sexta isolate Smith_Timp_Sample1 chromosome 18, JHU_Msex_v1.0, whole genome shotgun sequence genome contains:
- the LOC115440282 gene encoding KAT8 regulatory NSL complex subunit 2 isoform X1, with protein sequence MYCFGNENVYKLNAHNIRISELKSDAAMSETPRKVIHLPKVRMLSRGGRLSTGLRITNVKSIRPPDPEMLKKQEEDKLRAQLQEEIMSRSRACAFKGHECSLPVLSGRQYCYRHILKDSTAPYRQCTHTFPNGERCTLPAPAESTDPRDPGLCFEHASAAMLARQRQAAPPRPVITTETLLNQLTHYVKTERPRTTSCASSVSVVSDPSDQEQTSPAALEPFKQIEAPAVNSAYSASILEWCSGSDSDADSVTLGPGGTCRATHDLLSDTEDAPAEDQPLWRAGVYTAEEAVSEAKNTLIMLRSAYVNQMGRLKMLLQTARAQYIKSLKAEKEQYCSINTQARSGPLTVRERRQLRKLKAYASYHKKHGVDAVLSRKLQHKRAKVSAGAGAGAVPACARCVFAEGGVRCAARALPAAKHCLRHVLHDRHQVLFTCCGDNRGVSSCRETVAKTPLPSSRCRYHTDPPLYTVFTLKKDESDSDSDSHTSSEASHTDAGESVDDKSDVMTDVNEPVPVQ
- the LOC115440282 gene encoding KAT8 regulatory NSL complex subunit 2 isoform X2, giving the protein MSETPRKVIHLPKVRMLSRGGRLSTGLRITNVKSIRPPDPEMLKKQEEDKLRAQLQEEIMSRSRACAFKGHECSLPVLSGRQYCYRHILKDSTAPYRQCTHTFPNGERCTLPAPAESTDPRDPGLCFEHASAAMLARQRQAAPPRPVITTETLLNQLTHYVKTERPRTTSCASSVSVVSDPSDQEQTSPAALEPFKQIEAPAVNSAYSASILEWCSGSDSDADSVTLGPGGTCRATHDLLSDTEDAPAEDQPLWRAGVYTAEEAVSEAKNTLIMLRSAYVNQMGRLKMLLQTARAQYIKSLKAEKEQYCSINTQARSGPLTVRERRQLRKLKAYASYHKKHGVDAVLSRKLQHKRAKVSAGAGAGAVPACARCVFAEGGVRCAARALPAAKHCLRHVLHDRHQVLFTCCGDNRGVSSCRETVAKTPLPSSRCRYHTDPPLYTVFTLKKDESDSDSDSHTSSEASHTDAGESVDDKSDVMTDVNEPVPVQ